In Gossypium arboreum isolate Shixiya-1 chromosome 5, ASM2569848v2, whole genome shotgun sequence, a single genomic region encodes these proteins:
- the LOC108452613 gene encoding uncharacterized protein LOC108452613 — MVQVKEFRIVMPMSLEEYRVAQTFMVLKMQQQSTNEAEGVEVLENKGFEDDVYGKGQYTSKLYRLQSKAPSWLTTLAPKDALIMQEESWNAYPRCKTVIKCPYFAKLSVTIETIHLEDNGKSENVHGLNKEQLAARQVEFIDITMPTTDYWSYAVGNGNFDFSTFKSEKTGRGPLLEGWQENCNPVMTAYKLVTIKAPYWGFGGKLEQALLAGERALFVESHRNCFGWIDEWYGMTVEQLSELEEQGDCLLNQKISKPLLLTDTEDHESKFTDNSKTHLQQGVKT; from the exons ATGGTTCAAGTCAAGGAATT TCGAATTGTCATGCCTATGTCTTTAGAAGAG TATCGGGTAGCTCAAACATTCATGGTATTGAAGATGCAACAGCAAAGTACAAATGAGGCTGAAGGTGTTGAAGTATTGGAGAATAAAGGTTTTGAAGATGATGTATATGGAAAAGGTCAATATACTTCTAAACTCTACCGTTTGCAAAG CAAAGCACCTTCTTGGCTTACAACTTTAGCACCGAAAGATGCCCTCATCATGCAAGAAGAATCTTGGAATGCATATCCAAGATGTAAAACAG TGATCAAG TGCCCATACTTTGCCAAGCTTAGCGTCACAATTGAGACTATCCATCTCGAAGACAATGGGAAATCCGAAAAT GTGCATGGATTAAATAAAGAACAATTGGCAGCTAGACAGGTAGAATTCATTGATATCACTATGCCTACAACAGATTACTGGAGTTATGCAGTTGGAAATGGCAATTTTGACTTCTCCACATTCAAATCCGAAAAAACTGGTCGTGGTCCACTTTTGGAAGGATGGCAG GAAAATTGCAATCCAGTAATGACGGCGTATAAGTTGGTTACAATAAAGGCACCATATTGGGGTTTTGGTGGTAAACTTGAACAAGCTTTGCTAGCG GGTGAAAGAGCTCTCTTCGTGGAAAGTCACCGGAATTGTTTTGGTTGGATTGATGAGTGGTATGGTATGACAGTGGAACAATTGAGTGAACTTGAAGAACAAGGAGATTGCTTACTAAATCAG AAAATTAGCAAGCCACTTTTGCTGACAGACACTGAAGATCATGAGTCAAAGTTCACCGATAATAGCAAAACACATCTACAGCAAGGGGTAAAGACATGA
- the LOC108452153 gene encoding tetraspanin-3: protein MRASNHLIGLLNFLTFLLSAVILGGGIWLSSRANNIDCLKFLQWPLIVIGAAIMVVSLAGFAGACYRNTFLMWLYLFAMFFIIAALVGFIIFAYAVTDKGSGRPVMNKGYLEYYLRDYSGWLKDRVVDDDYWANIRSCLRDSKVCSKMGRSFNGVPESFEMFSMRKLSPIQSGCCKPPTDCGFVYVNETLWNIEGGTVGLGTDTDCPRWSNDQQQLCYQCDSCKAGVLDSLKKSWRKVSVINIVVLILLVIFYVIGCAAFRNNKSIDNDETYGEARMTKAQPSRIQL, encoded by the exons ATGAGGGCCAGCAATCATTTGATAGGGCTACTAAACTTCTTAACATTTTTGTTATCAGCAGTAATCCTGGGTGGCGGAATATGGCTAAGCAGCAGAGCCAACAACATCGATTGTCTCAAGTTCTTACAGTGGCCATTGATAGTCATCGGAGCCGCAATCATGGTGGTTTCCTTGGCGGGTTTCGCCGGCGCCTGTTATAGGAACACTTTCTTGATGTGGCTTTACCTCTTCGCCATGTTCTTCATCATCGCTGCGCTCGTCGGGTTCATAATCTTTGCCTACGCGGTGACTGATAAAGGGTCTGGTCGCCCGGTGATGAACAAAGGTTACTTGGAGTATTACTTGCGGGACTACTCGGGGTGGCTCAAAGACCGAGTGGTGGATGACGACTACTGGGCTAACATTAGGTCTTGTCTTAGGGATTCTAAAGTTTGTAGCAAGATGGGAAGAAGCTTTAATGGCGTCCCTGaaagttttgaaatgttttctATGAGGAAGCTCAGCCCTATCCAG TCTGGTTGCTGCAAGCCCCCAACAGACTGCGGCTTTGTTTACGTCAACGAGACGCTATGGAACATAGAAGGAGGTACGGTCGGACTCGGAACAGACACCGACTGCCCTCGATGGAGCAATGACCAACAGCAATTGTGCTATCAATGCGATTCCTGCAAGGCAGGGGTGCTGGACAGCCTCAAGAAGAGCTGGAGGAAGGTCTCGGTGATCAACATAGTTGTCCTTATCCTACTCGTCATCTTCTATGTCATCGGCTGTGCCGCTTTCAGAAACAATAAGAGCATCGATAATGATGAAACTTATGGCGAGGCAAGGATGACAAAAGCACAACCTAGTAGGATTCAGTTATAG